A single genomic interval of Lacrimispora sphenoides JCM 1415 harbors:
- a CDS encoding carbohydrate ABC transporter permease has product MKKYISKVLFFAMVAVLALIFISPFMVMLLTSFKTNNDAFTIPVRLFPREWVKENYPAAFAAIPYFKYMGNTVFITAISLIGQLLVTPMVAYSLVKIRWKGADIISGLVMATMMIPITVTMVPLYKIYSKLGLTNTYVPLILPAFFGKAYYIVIVRQFFAGIPNSLIEAGKIDGATEFQRYYKIALPLCKPVLTTIGIYAFLDAWSDYLYPLIFITKPGMYTLSLGLQQYMSEYSIDWSRLMAAAVVFVLPVIVCFAVFQKNFVEGIATSGLKA; this is encoded by the coding sequence ATGAAGAAATATATAAGCAAAGTTTTATTTTTTGCTATGGTTGCTGTGCTGGCTTTGATTTTCATATCACCCTTTATGGTAATGCTGCTCACTTCGTTCAAAACCAACAACGATGCGTTCACCATTCCGGTAAGGCTGTTTCCCCGTGAATGGGTGAAAGAAAACTATCCGGCAGCCTTTGCAGCGATCCCATATTTTAAGTACATGGGAAATACGGTGTTTATCACGGCCATTTCACTCATAGGGCAGCTTCTGGTCACGCCTATGGTTGCATATTCCCTGGTGAAAATCAGATGGAAGGGTGCAGACATCATCTCAGGCCTGGTCATGGCGACGATGATGATACCCATAACGGTCACTATGGTGCCATTATATAAGATTTATTCAAAGCTGGGTCTTACCAATACATACGTTCCCTTAATCCTGCCTGCATTTTTTGGAAAGGCATATTATATTGTTATTGTCCGGCAGTTTTTTGCAGGTATTCCGAACAGCCTGATTGAGGCGGGGAAAATCGACGGGGCTACAGAATTCCAGCGTTATTATAAAATTGCACTTCCTCTTTGCAAACCGGTTTTGACCACGATAGGAATATACGCCTTTTTGGATGCGTGGAGTGATTATTTGTATCCTTTGATTTTTATAACAAAGCCAGGTATGTATACCCTTTCTCTGGGACTCCAGCAGTATATGAGTGAGTATTCCATAGACTGGTCAAGGCTGATGGCGGCAGCAGTTGTATTTGTTCTTCCGGTCATTGTATGCTTTGCGGTTTTCCAGAAAAACTTTGTGGAAGGAATTGCAACCAGTGGCTTAAAGGCGTAA
- a CDS encoding carbohydrate ABC transporter permease: MKGRNATQRDFINGLLFSSPWILGFLAFSVYPLISSLYYSLTKFNAVTAPQWVGLENFKDIFSDPLVWKSLGNTLFMAFVSTPINLFVALLLASIVCADFKGRGFVRTAFFLPSVIPMVAATMVWIWMFDPTYGYINNVLSWFGISGPAWLMDAHYTKWALVLMGTWNTGTMMLVCMSALQSVPKSYYESAEIDGAGKVSRFFYITVPCIAHVLVYQAILSTINAFQYFQQVYIIITANAGVKGGSAAGGPENSILMYPLYVFHNAFTYLKMGKASAMAWLLFVVVAVLTVIMTKVTRKATENAGGE, encoded by the coding sequence ATGAAGGGACGAAACGCGACACAGCGGGATTTTATAAATGGGCTGCTGTTTTCATCTCCGTGGATTCTGGGCTTTCTGGCTTTTAGTGTATATCCACTGATAAGCTCTCTGTATTACAGCCTTACAAAGTTCAATGCCGTAACAGCTCCGCAGTGGGTAGGACTTGAAAATTTTAAAGACATCTTTAGTGATCCCCTTGTTTGGAAGAGCTTGGGAAATACCTTATTTATGGCCTTTGTATCTACGCCCATCAACCTGTTCGTAGCGCTGCTTCTGGCCAGCATCGTATGCGCCGATTTTAAGGGGCGGGGGTTTGTCAGGACAGCATTTTTCCTGCCTTCCGTAATCCCAATGGTTGCGGCGACTATGGTATGGATCTGGATGTTTGACCCTACCTACGGCTACATCAATAACGTATTAAGCTGGTTTGGAATCAGCGGGCCGGCATGGCTTATGGATGCCCATTATACCAAGTGGGCGCTGGTCCTCATGGGTACGTGGAACACCGGAACCATGATGCTGGTCTGCATGTCAGCTTTACAGTCTGTACCAAAAAGCTATTATGAATCCGCCGAAATTGACGGAGCCGGAAAGGTTTCCAGATTTTTCTATATAACGGTACCATGCATTGCTCATGTTCTTGTGTATCAGGCCATACTAAGCACCATAAATGCATTCCAGTATTTCCAGCAGGTATACATCATTATTACTGCTAATGCCGGAGTAAAAGGCGGAAGTGCCGCCGGCGGCCCTGAGAATTCCATTCTCATGTATCCGCTGTATGTATTCCATAATGCATTTACCTATTTAAAGATGGGTAAGGCTTCGGCAATGGCGTGGCTGCTCTTTGTCGTTGTTGCTGTTCTGACGGTCATTATGACAAAGGTAACGAGAAAAGCAACAGAAAATGCCGGAGGTGAATAA
- a CDS encoding ABC transporter substrate-binding protein — protein sequence MKRAIGIIMAAGMAAMAVTGCGSGSQTQATTAQTTAAGGETTSGETSAPAENKEAQVITFWYNNTGDEAAVYEKAISEYNASQSNYKVEGLSVTDAQKVIVAMSSNESPDVIKISNQTVVQYQKNGLLENLQPYADKESFDSSIYSEQAMNANTIDRNIYALPLDAYTIQMYYNKELLKEAGYTEPPKTMEEMYEMAVKATKVDGSGNIEVLGYPLFPYASARQELIYGFGGRWWDEDSNVTPDNAGILDSLNMNIKYRNQFGGKALDGFIGTANTNRYTEQDMFFQGKQLFRLDGSWLPTMMKNFNSTVDYGITLIPGTQANPELRGTSRYETDSVAVPAMAKNKDGAWDFTKWLCSQEGAKIIDLGTGNLPAVKALYDDADIKAVPGFTEFIDALKQEKGIQYPVMADYDEYISMINAALDTVYSGSKTPEDALKALAAQSANLK from the coding sequence ATGAAAAGAGCAATTGGTATTATCATGGCTGCAGGTATGGCAGCAATGGCGGTCACAGGCTGCGGAAGCGGTTCCCAGACACAGGCCACCACCGCACAGACGACTGCGGCCGGCGGGGAGACAACCAGCGGGGAAACATCTGCTCCGGCAGAAAACAAGGAAGCACAGGTGATCACTTTCTGGTACAACAACACAGGGGATGAAGCGGCTGTCTATGAGAAGGCGATCAGTGAGTACAATGCTTCCCAAAGCAATTATAAGGTGGAAGGGTTAAGCGTTACGGATGCCCAGAAAGTAATCGTAGCTATGAGCAGCAACGAATCACCTGATGTAATCAAAATAAGCAACCAGACCGTGGTGCAGTATCAGAAGAATGGCTTGCTGGAAAATCTGCAGCCATATGCAGACAAGGAATCCTTTGATTCCTCCATTTATTCAGAGCAGGCTATGAATGCAAATACCATTGACAGAAACATTTATGCCCTTCCCCTTGATGCATACACCATTCAGATGTATTACAACAAGGAACTGTTGAAGGAAGCCGGATACACCGAGCCGCCAAAAACCATGGAAGAGATGTATGAGATGGCAGTAAAGGCTACGAAGGTAGATGGCAGCGGAAATATTGAGGTGCTTGGATATCCCTTATTCCCATATGCCTCTGCCAGACAGGAGCTGATCTACGGCTTTGGCGGAAGATGGTGGGATGAGGATTCTAATGTCACTCCTGATAACGCAGGCATTTTAGACAGTCTTAATATGAACATAAAATACAGAAATCAGTTTGGCGGAAAAGCCCTTGATGGGTTTATCGGTACAGCAAATACAAACCGTTATACAGAACAGGATATGTTCTTCCAGGGCAAGCAGTTGTTCCGTCTTGACGGCTCCTGGCTGCCGACCATGATGAAGAATTTTAATTCCACCGTTGATTACGGCATTACCCTGATTCCCGGTACACAGGCAAATCCGGAGCTGAGAGGAACCAGCCGCTATGAGACTGACTCTGTAGCAGTACCGGCAATGGCTAAGAATAAAGATGGAGCCTGGGATTTTACAAAATGGCTCTGCAGTCAGGAAGGCGCTAAGATCATTGATCTTGGAACCGGAAATCTTCCTGCTGTAAAAGCTTTATACGATGATGCTGATATTAAGGCAGTTCCTGGATTTACAGAATTTATCGACGCTCTGAAGCAGGAAAAAGGCATTCAGTATCCGGTAATGGCAGATTATGATGAATACATATCCATGATCAATGCAGCACTTGATACCGTCTACTCAGGGTCAAAGACTCCTGAAGATGCATTGAAAGCTCTTGCAGCACAAAGCGCAAATTTAAAATAA
- a CDS encoding helix-turn-helix transcriptional regulator produces the protein MGYVSDNLNLLSDIAKCIAMQFGENCEVVLHDLTLPYDQTIVAIWNGHVTGRKVGDGGTNAGLEILKGSASPEDQYSYVNATPTGRILRSSSKYFRDEYGKVNGSLCINLDITDMIKCENTLRTFTCSSSQALTQTPELFVGNVDELLEIMMKDAVNMTGKSVGNLTKEEKVSVVHTLDDKGFFLIKKAAEKLADFLGLSRYSIYNYLNESH, from the coding sequence ATGGGATATGTTTCTGATAACCTGAACCTGTTGTCTGACATTGCAAAATGCATTGCGATGCAATTCGGAGAAAACTGTGAAGTGGTTTTACATGACCTTACCCTGCCATATGACCAGACAATCGTCGCAATCTGGAATGGACATGTGACCGGAAGAAAGGTCGGAGATGGAGGCACCAATGCCGGATTAGAGATTTTAAAGGGATCCGCATCACCGGAAGACCAGTACAGCTATGTTAACGCCACACCTACCGGCCGGATCTTACGTTCTTCCAGCAAGTACTTCCGTGACGAATATGGAAAAGTGAACGGAAGCTTGTGCATTAATTTAGATATTACAGATATGATTAAATGTGAAAACACTTTACGGACCTTTACCTGTTCCAGCTCCCAGGCTCTTACCCAGACTCCTGAACTGTTTGTGGGAAATGTTGATGAACTGCTGGAAATCATGATGAAAGATGCCGTAAACATGACCGGAAAATCCGTGGGGAATTTGACAAAAGAAGAGAAGGTGTCTGTTGTCCACACCTTAGACGACAAGGGATTTTTCCTGATAAAAAAAGCGGCTGAAAAGCTGGCTGATTTTTTGGGATTATCCAGATACAGCATCTATAACTATCTGAACGAAAGCCATTAG
- a CDS encoding ATP-binding protein: MTNQKFEALSRILLNNWHYISRKTLSFNQGINFFTGHSGSGKSTVIDAMQILLYANTDGRGFFNKAAADDSDRSLIEYLRGMVNIGENNEFAYLRNQNFSTTIVLELKRTDTGEYQCVGIVFDVETTTNEISRKFFWHKGPLWENGYRTGSRTMTIQEVSAYLQTIYPKEDYFATSHNERFRRQLYDVYLGGLDSEKFPLLFKRAIPFRMNIKLEDFVKEYICMEQDIHIEDMQESVMQYGRMRKKIEDTVIEIGYLNGMSEKFSAVREKEEEIRQNTYFFRRMEILDYQARIQALTDKSRLAREDLDRQEGQRTALEGQMEDLTRQGNELLGRISSSGYEDLKNQLESAKELSNHLNKSLTKWSQTGERLKEWIDEEATSNQTIWDIEEFEKNTIDEEKLNRLKKSIAEMRKETEEAQKEAEGILRDIRKKERQTSEELAQLKAGNKAYPKYLERARSLIQQRLLEETGKAVEVHVLADLLDIRDETWRNAVEGYLGNNKLSLVVAPAYAEAAMAAYGELDRAEYFNVAVLDTEKVGQNSYEVMKDGLAEEITVRESYLQPYIDLLLGRVVKCRNLEELRRSRIGVTPDCMLYHTFRLQHMNPDNYTKFAYIGKDSVRRRIRLLEKNLVSMEEEKKPQEQLLKECKRILSMEGLGEETGVYLEWQQDMEAFKEKEKEIRRLEQKFEKLKAQDVEEWVKEREAILQLCDRKRAEQSAVAELIFGINSEIERFRRESLQLQEELISKEREFEPVEELETKVKEILESRENCRYDRIKNEFFGECRKSEEARDQAFQALVGSRGEYARKYPNRNFSLTAKDNGEYDRLLETMECGNLEEYKTMAAEQAKSAVLHFKDDFMFKIRSSIRDALLRKDELNKIISRLDFGKDKYQFVIGRNKGPDGRYYDMFMDNSLEVNPACLTDSLDNQMNLFTMEHENQYGEIINDLINIFIPPENATPEEMEEAKRNMDKYADYRTYLSFDMQQIIQNEDEVIKIRLSKMIKKNSGGEGQNPLYVALLASFAQAYRISMSPKIQRNPTLRLVVLDEAFSKMDAEKVASCIELIRGLGFQAIISATNDKIQNYVENVDKTFVFANPNKKSISIQEFERESFPELMRELDEGDTGEEELDDNLDLQDS; the protein is encoded by the coding sequence ATGACGAATCAGAAATTTGAAGCCCTGTCCCGGATACTCCTTAATAACTGGCATTATATCAGCCGGAAAACCTTATCCTTTAACCAGGGGATCAACTTCTTTACCGGACATTCCGGCAGCGGAAAGTCTACGGTTATTGATGCCATGCAGATTCTCCTTTATGCCAATACCGACGGCCGGGGATTCTTTAATAAAGCAGCGGCCGATGATTCCGACCGGAGTCTGATCGAATATTTGCGCGGTATGGTGAATATCGGTGAGAATAATGAATTTGCCTATTTGCGGAACCAGAATTTCTCCACTACCATTGTGCTGGAACTGAAACGGACGGATACGGGAGAATACCAGTGCGTTGGAATTGTTTTTGATGTGGAGACAACCACCAATGAAATATCCAGAAAATTCTTCTGGCACAAAGGCCCTCTTTGGGAAAACGGATACCGTACCGGTTCCAGGACCATGACCATTCAGGAAGTGTCTGCTTATTTGCAGACCATTTACCCCAAAGAAGATTATTTTGCAACCTCCCATAACGAGCGGTTCCGCAGGCAGCTGTATGATGTATACTTAGGCGGTCTTGATTCGGAAAAGTTCCCCCTTTTATTCAAACGTGCCATTCCGTTCCGCATGAACATCAAGCTGGAGGATTTTGTAAAGGAATACATCTGCATGGAGCAGGACATCCACATTGAGGACATGCAGGAAAGCGTCATGCAGTACGGGCGGATGCGAAAAAAGATTGAAGACACGGTTATTGAGATTGGTTATTTAAATGGAATGAGTGAAAAGTTCTCAGCAGTTCGTGAAAAAGAAGAGGAGATAAGACAAAATACATATTTCTTCCGCAGGATGGAAATTCTGGATTATCAGGCAAGGATCCAGGCATTAACGGATAAGTCCAGGCTTGCCAGGGAGGATTTAGACCGTCAGGAAGGCCAGCGGACAGCATTAGAAGGGCAGATGGAAGATCTGACCAGACAGGGAAATGAGCTGCTTGGACGGATTTCCTCCTCTGGCTATGAGGATCTTAAGAATCAGCTGGAATCTGCGAAGGAACTATCAAACCACTTAAATAAGAGCTTAACCAAATGGTCTCAGACAGGGGAGCGGCTGAAGGAATGGATAGACGAAGAGGCTACTTCCAACCAGACCATATGGGACATAGAAGAATTTGAAAAGAATACCATTGATGAGGAGAAGTTAAACCGCCTGAAAAAATCCATTGCCGAGATGAGAAAGGAAACAGAAGAAGCTCAAAAAGAGGCAGAAGGAATTCTCCGGGATATCCGGAAAAAAGAGCGCCAGACAAGTGAAGAGCTGGCCCAGTTAAAGGCTGGAAATAAGGCATATCCAAAATATTTGGAACGCGCCCGGTCCCTGATCCAGCAGCGGCTTTTAGAGGAAACCGGCAAGGCGGTGGAGGTCCATGTGCTTGCAGACCTTTTGGACATCAGGGATGAGACCTGGAGAAATGCGGTGGAAGGCTATCTGGGCAATAATAAGCTGTCCCTGGTAGTGGCTCCGGCTTATGCGGAAGCAGCCATGGCTGCTTACGGGGAACTGGACAGGGCGGAATATTTTAATGTGGCAGTTCTGGATACGGAAAAGGTAGGGCAGAACTCCTATGAAGTGATGAAAGACGGCCTTGCTGAAGAGATTACGGTGAGGGAGTCTTATTTACAGCCGTATATTGACCTGCTTTTGGGCAGGGTCGTCAAGTGCAGGAACTTGGAAGAACTGCGCCGCAGCCGCATTGGAGTGACCCCTGACTGCATGCTTTACCATACGTTCCGCCTGCAGCATATGAATCCCGATAATTATACCAAATTTGCTTATATCGGCAAGGACAGCGTCAGGAGAAGGATCCGGCTTCTGGAAAAGAATCTGGTTTCCATGGAAGAGGAGAAAAAGCCCCAGGAACAGTTGTTAAAGGAATGCAAGCGTATCTTATCCATGGAAGGCTTAGGAGAAGAAACGGGCGTTTACCTGGAATGGCAGCAGGATATGGAGGCTTTTAAGGAAAAGGAAAAAGAAATCAGACGGCTGGAACAGAAGTTTGAAAAGCTGAAGGCCCAGGATGTAGAAGAATGGGTGAAGGAAAGGGAAGCCATCTTACAGCTCTGCGATAGAAAGAGGGCGGAGCAGAGTGCAGTTGCAGAGCTTATTTTTGGCATCAACAGCGAGATCGAACGGTTCCGCAGAGAATCCCTGCAGCTGCAGGAAGAACTGATTTCAAAGGAACGGGAATTTGAACCGGTTGAGGAGCTGGAGACCAAGGTGAAAGAAATTTTGGAAAGCAGAGAAAACTGCCGGTACGACCGCATTAAGAATGAATTTTTCGGAGAATGCAGGAAGTCAGAAGAAGCCCGTGATCAGGCATTCCAGGCACTTGTAGGCTCCAGAGGAGAGTATGCAAGAAAATATCCCAACCGGAACTTTTCCCTCACAGCAAAGGATAATGGGGAATATGACCGCCTTCTTGAGACCATGGAGTGCGGAAATCTGGAGGAATATAAAACGATGGCCGCCGAGCAGGCAAAGTCTGCTGTCCTACATTTTAAGGATGACTTTATGTTCAAGATCCGAAGCTCCATAAGGGATGCCCTTTTACGAAAAGATGAGCTGAACAAGATCATCAGCAGGCTGGATTTCGGCAAGGATAAGTATCAGTTTGTCATTGGAAGGAATAAAGGGCCGGATGGGAGATATTATGACATGTTCATGGATAACTCCCTGGAGGTTAATCCCGCCTGTCTTACGGATTCCCTGGATAACCAGATGAACTTATTCACCATGGAGCATGAAAACCAGTACGGAGAAATCATCAATGACTTGATAAACATTTTCATTCCGCCGGAAAACGCCACACCGGAGGAGATGGAAGAGGCCAAGCGGAACATGGATAAGTATGCGGATTACCGGACGTATCTGTCCTTTGATATGCAGCAGATCATTCAGAACGAGGATGAGGTCATTAAGATCCGTTTAAGCAAGATGATCAAAAAGAATTCCGGCGGGGAGGGGCAGAACCCTCTTTATGTAGCCTTATTGGCCAGCTTTGCCCAGGCTTACCGGATCAGCATGTCTCCAAAGATACAGAGAAATCCCACCCTCCGCCTGGTGGTGCTTGATGAGGCATTTTCCAAGATGGATGCGGAGAAGGTGGCAAGCTGCATTGAGCTGATCCGGGGGCTGGGCTTCCAGGCCATTATCAGCGCTACCAATGATAAGATTCAGAATTATGTGGAGAATGTGGACAAGACCTTTGTATTCGCCAATCCTAATAAGAAGTCCATATCCATTCAGGAATTTGAGCGGGAAAGCTTTCCGGAGCTGATGCGGGAGCTTGATGAAGGGGATACCGGCGAGGAGGAACTTGATGATAACCTTGATTTGCAGGATTCCTGA
- a CDS encoding DUF4194 domain-containing protein: MTYEESAGIISQIPYFDALGQGEKEEVRAGLRLLLQQTFVLEHKYDKRTNRFAYNPEFKICNKHLEFIRAYLAVSGVSVLENSQLGIIYIQGENTVGDKLPKLATLYLLILKLIYDEQMAAVSTSVNIYTTLSEIHEKLGNYRLFKKQPSPTEIRRAITLLKKYQILEPLDILEDLDGDSRMIIYPSINVVLFGDDVRALLEALGEGDDDDDESEI; this comes from the coding sequence ATGACCTATGAAGAAAGTGCTGGCATCATCAGCCAGATTCCATATTTTGACGCTTTGGGACAGGGAGAAAAGGAAGAGGTAAGAGCAGGTTTAAGGCTTCTTCTGCAGCAGACCTTTGTTCTGGAGCATAAGTACGACAAGCGTACCAACCGGTTTGCCTATAATCCGGAATTTAAAATCTGCAATAAGCATCTGGAATTTATCCGGGCCTATCTGGCAGTCAGCGGAGTGTCTGTTCTGGAAAACAGCCAGCTGGGCATTATTTATATCCAGGGAGAGAACACGGTGGGAGACAAGCTTCCCAAACTGGCTACCCTTTATTTACTGATCTTAAAACTGATCTATGATGAGCAGATGGCGGCAGTTTCCACCAGTGTCAACATCTACACCACATTAAGTGAGATTCATGAAAAGCTGGGAAATTACCGCTTATTTAAGAAACAGCCTTCACCGACGGAAATCCGCCGGGCTATTACATTGTTAAAAAAGTATCAAATTTTAGAGCCTCTGGATATTTTGGAGGACTTGGATGGGGACAGCCGCATGATCATCTATCCCAGCATCAATGTGGTATTGTTTGGAGATGACGTGCGGGCCCTGTTAGAAGCACTTGGAGAAGGAGACGATGACGATGACGAATCAGAAATTTGA